CGACAGCGTTCCAGAGCCTGCGGCTGGGTTACGCCTCCGCGATCGCCGTGGTGATCTTCGTGCTCGCGCTGGCCGTCATCCTCGGCTACCTGGTCCGCGCGTTCCGGGAGGAAGCGTGATGAACAAGCTCCGTACCGGGGCCTTCCACACCGGCATGATCCTGCTCTCGCTGCTCTGGCTGGGCCCGGTGCTCTGGGTCGTGGTGATGTCCACCCGGTCGTTCGACGACATCGCCGCACACGGAGTGGGCAGTCTGCCCCGGTCGTTCACGCTGGACACCTACCGACAGGCGTGGACCGACGGCGGCGAGCTCCGCGCCCTGATCAACAGCATGCTGGTCGCCGTCCCGTCGGTGGCATTGAGCCTGGGGCTGGCCGCGATGGCCGCGTTCGCGCTGAGCCGCTTCCGGATCCCCGGCCGGCGGACAATCCTGCTGCTGATGCTCGCCGGCAACCTGCTGCCACCGCAGATCCTGCTCATCCCGGTGGCGAAGTTCAGCGAGCTGACCGGCCTGTACGACACGCTCTGGGCGCTGATCGCGGTGCAGGTCGGCTTCGGGCTCGGCTTCTACACCTTCGTCCTGCACGGCTTCATGCGGGACCTGCCGGGCGAGATCCAGGAGGCGGCCACCATCGACGGTGCCGGCACGGCGCAGATCTTCACCAGGGTGATGCTGCCACTGACCCGGCCGGCGCTCGCCGCTCTCGGGGCGCTGTCCTTCACCTGGATCTTCAACGACCTGCTCTGGGCGATCACCGTGTTGCGTACCGACGACAACATGCCGGTCACCCCGGCGCTGCTCGCCCTCCAGGGCCAGTTCGTCTCGTCCTGGAACGTGATCGCCGCCGGCACCGTCATCGCGGCCGTCCCCACCGTCGCGGTCTTCCTGCGTTTCCAGCGGCACTTCGTCTCCGGCCTGGCGCTCGGAGCGGTCAAGTGACCGCCGCGCCCGGGCAGCGTTGGACGCTGCGCGGCACGCACACCGAGTACACAGTCACCGTGCCGGCGCACGGCCGCTGGCTGGAACTGGTCGCGTGGGGGCCGCACGGCGTCTCCGACGGGCCGTCGCCGGTCGCCTACGACGGCCCGGTGCCGTTCCTCACCGCCGGGGACGCCGCCCCCATCGAGTACGCCACCGACGCCGACCGGCCGTTCACCGGCGCGGACCTGGTGGTGGAGACCGTGACTGGGCAGCGCCGGGTGGGCTTCACGCACACCGGCGTACGGGTCGACGCCGACCAGCGAGAGCTGGCCGTCGACTTCGCCGATGCGGTGACCGGGCTGCGCACCACGGTGCACTACCGGGTGCCCGCCGGCACCGATGTGGTGCAGCGGTGGGTCGAGCTGACCAACGCCGGTTCCGCCCCGCTGCGGGTGGTCCGGGCCGGGTCGGGCGGCTTCTGCGTACCGACGCCGCACGGCGCGCTGCTCAGCCACCAGTGGGGGCAGTGGGCGCAGGAGTTCCAGCTCTCCCACGTCGAGCTGGGCCACGGCACCTTCAGCATCGGCAGCTCCCAGGGCGTACCCGGGCATCTGCACGTGCCCTGGCTGGCCGTGCGGGACACCGCCGAGCCGGCCGGTCCGGCGTGGGGGATGGCGTTGGCCTGGACCGGTTCGTGGGAGATCAGCGCCGAGCGGGACACCGGCGGGCTGACCCGGGTCCGGGCCGGCCGACAGTTGGTCGACGGCCCGCTGGCGCTGGCCCCCGGCGAGGTGCTGGCCCTGCCGGTGGTCACCGGGGCGTACAGCCCGGACGGCCTGGACGGGCTGGCCCGGGTCTGGCACACCCACCAGCGGTTGCTCGCCGCCGACCGGCTCACCCCACGTCCGGTGCTCTACAACTCGTGGGAGGCCACCTACTTCGCCGTCGAGGCGGAGAGCCAGCTCGCGCTCGCCCGGATCGCCGCCGACCTGGGCGTCGAGACGTTCGTGGTGGACGACGGCTGGTTCGTCGGCCGCGACGACGACACCGCCGGACTGGGTGACTGGACGCCCGACCCGGCGAAGTTCCCCGCCGGGTTCGACACGTTCATCGCCGACGTCCGCGCGCTCGGGCTGAACTTCGGGCTCTGGGTCGAGCCGGAGTGCGTCAACCCGAGGTCGACCCTCTACGCCGAGCACCCGGAATGGGTCTACTCCGTCGACGGTCGGCCGCTCACCCCCGTGCGCAACCAGTACCTGCTCGACCTGGGCCGGCCGGAGGTCGCCGAGTTCGTCCACTCCACTGTGGACGATCTGCTGCGCCGGTACGACATCGACTACCTGAAGTGGGACTTCAACCGGCCGCGTACCGAGCCGGGCCGGCCGGGCGGTGTCGGTCCGCTCGACCTGGACGGCGCCCACGTCGCCAACCTGCACCGGATCTACGAGCGGCTGCGCCGGGACCACCCCGGTGTGCTGATCGAGACCTGTGCCGGCGGCGGCGCGCGGACCGACCTGGCGATGGCCGCCCGCGCCGACGTGTTCTGGCCCAGTGACAACACCGGCCCACTCGACCGGCTGGCCATCCAGTACGGCTTCCTGCACGCCAACGCCCCGCACCTGCTCAGCTCCTGGGTCACCGACGCGCCCGGCCTGTTCGACAGTCGACCGCGAACGCTTGCGTTCCGCTTCGTCCTGGCGATGGCCGGTGTGCTCGGCATCGGCGCGGACATCCGGGCCTGGACTCCCGAGGAACGGGCCGAGGCGGCCGGCTGGATCGCCCGGTACAAGCAGATCCGGGACGTCGTCACGCACGGCGAGGTGCACCTGATCGGTGGGCCCGACCAGGCCCGCTGCGCGGTGCAGTACACGGCGCCCGACGAGCGCCGGGTGGTCGTCCTGGCCTGGCACACCGGCCGGCTCGACGGCGTCGGCCTGCTGCCGTCGCGCCCGGTACGGCTGCCGCTGCACGGCCTCGACCCGGCGGCCCGCTACCGACACGGCGACCGCCACTACTCCGGCAGTCACCTCGCCGCTGTCGGCCTGCCCGTGCAGTGGAGCCCGACCCATGACGCCGACCTCATCGTGCTGACCCGCGACTGAGGTCGGAGCACCACCACCCCACCCCCGAGGGACAGGAGTACCTCCATGCGCCTGAACCGACCGCTGACCGCTGCCCTGGCCGTGCTCGGCCTGGGCCTGGTCAGCCCGACGCCGGCACTGGCCGGCCCACCGCAGACCGACCCACCCCAGGTCGGTCACGGGCCCGGCCGGCCCGGCCACGCCCCGGCCGCCACCGGCGCGGAGGACCAGGGGGCCCCGACGTTCTTCAACAGCGGCCTCGCCCCGACGCCCTACCAGGGCTGGAACACCTACTTCGGCCTCGGTGGCGATCCCACCGAGGCCGAGGTCAGGTCCGTCACCGACCACATGGTCCACAGTGGCCTGCGCGACGCCGGCTACACCTACGTCTGGATCGACGGCAACTGGGCCGCGCCCACCCCACGCAACGAGGCCGGTCAGCTCGTCGCCGACCCCGCCCGCTTCCCCGGCGGAATGGAAGCGCTGGCCGCGTACATCCACAGCAAGGGGATGAAGGCCGGCATCTACACCGACGCCGGGCCGTACCTGCCGGGGCAGTGCGGGCTCGGCAGCAACGGCCACTACCAGGCCGACGTCGCCCAGTTCGCTGGCTGGGGCTTCGACGCGCTCAAGGCCGACTGGCTCTGCGGCCGGGCCGCCGGCCTCGACCCGGAGGCCACCTTCCGTGAGCTGGCCGAGGCGGTACGCCAGTCGCCGCGGTCGATGCTGCTCAACATCTGCAACCCGGTCAGCTCCGACTGGGGTGGCGGCCCGTACACCCCGGAAGAGCTCTCCACCTGGAGCTACACGTACGCGCCCACCATCGCCGACTCCTGGCGGACGTACACCGACGTGGGCCTGACCGACCCGAGCCCGCAGTGGGCGTACCCGTGGGTGCTGCGCAACATGGACGTCAACGCGTACCACCCTGCGGCCACCGGGCCGGGGCACTACAACGACCCGGACTACCTGCTGCCGATGCGCCCGCTGCCCGACGGCGGGTACGAGTTGAGCCTGGACGAGTCCAAGACGCAGCTCGGCATGTGGGCCATCATGGCCGCACCACTGGTGATCGGCTCCGACCCGCGTGGCCTGCCGGCGGAGATGATCTCGGCGTTGACCAACCCGGAGATCATCGCGGTGGACCAGGACCCGCTGGTCCGACAGGGCGTCAAGGTCGCCGACACCGGCACCGACGCGCAGGTCTGGAGCAAGGTGCTCACCGGTTCCGGCAAGCGGGCCGTCGCGCTGCTCAACCGGCACGACACCGCTCAACAGATCACTGTGAATTTCGCCGACGTCGCGCTCGGCGGGTCGGTGCGCGTCCGTGACCTGTGGTCCCGCGCTGACGTGGACGCCCAGCCCGGCGCCGCCGGAGTCCAGCCGTTCACCGGCTCGTACACCGTCGAGGTGCCGGCGCACGGCGTGGCCATGCTCGGTCTGACCGGCACCGACCAGGTCGCCGGCGCCAACCTCGGCGGCACCGCCAGCGCCAGCCCGGCGCTGGTCCGGGTGGACGACACGCACGCCGCCGCCTTCGTCCGCGACGCCTCCGGTGCGCTGGCAATGAACACCCGCACCGGTACGACGTGGGGCACGCGCTGGACCTCGCTCGGCGGCCCGGTCGGCGGCCGGATCCTCGGCCAGCCAGCCGCGTACGGCTCCGCCGGTGGGCGACTCGACGTCTTCGTCCGTGGCACCGACAATGCGGCCTGGCAGCGCAGTTACACCAACGGAAAATGGGGCCCGTGGCGCAGCCTCGGTGGCACGTTGACCGACGCGCCCACGGTGGCCTGGACCAGCCCGACCCAGTGGACGCTCGTCGCCCGAGGCGCGGACGGCAAGCTCTGGTCCCGTGCAGCGAGCACCGGTTGGACCGGTGTCGGGGCTCCGGAGAACCGGCCGTTCTACGGTCGGCCGAGCGCTGTCGTCGACGACGACGGCGTCCTGCACGTGGCGGTCCGCAGCCGCACCGACGAGGTGTGGTGGAGCAGCCGGACCGGCACCACCTGGTCCGCCTGGACCAACCTGGGCGGCACCACCAGTGGCAGCCCGACGTTGCTCGCCACGTCCGGCCGGGTCTACCTGTTCTCCTTGGCCGCCGACAACCGGCTCTGGCAGCGCAACCTGACCGACGGCGCCTGGGGTGGCTGGTTCCGGCGCGGTGAGTTCGCGACCGACGCGTTCCGGGGCGCGCCCGGGGCCGCCGTCGGTGCCAACGGCAGCGCCTGGCTGGCCGTACGCGGCGTGGACAACCGGGTGCACCAAGTCGTCCTCTGATGCACGGTGGCGGGCCGTCGTTGGGCAGCCCGCCACCCTGCACCATCCCGGTCCGCTCAGGCGGCAAGACGGCCATCGCGGCCGAGGGCAGAGCTTCCCTCGACCGGGCCTGCGCGGTGCACACCGCAGTCCACCACCCGGCGGTCGTCCGTCCAGTGCGGACAGTTCACGGACCGGCCGGGCCAACGCTCGTCTACCCCTGGTACGACGGCGACCTGTTGAACCACGCGACAGTCCACGGCGCCGACCGCAGCGGGCTCACCCGGTTCCAGCAACTGCCGCTGCCGCAGGTCGAGGAGGCCCTCGACGCGATCCTCGACGCCCATCTCGCCGTCAGCGCCGCCGGCCTGGTCGCGGTCGACCTCTACGCCGGCTGCTTCCTGTACGACTTCTCCGCCGGGCGGATGCGGCTGATCGACCTGGACGAGTACCGACCCGGGTCCTTCCTGCTCGATGCCGAACGGCTGCCCGGCTCGCGGCGCTACATGGCACTGGAGGAGTTCGTCCGTGGCGCGGTGATCGACGAGCGGACCACCGTGCACCTGCTCGGCCGCACCCTGCACCACCTGCTTGACTCACCCGAGGGCTGGCGGGGCAACGACGACCAGCGTCGCGTCGTGGACCGGGCGACCAGGGCTGCCCCCGCCGCCCGTTACTCCGACGTGCCAGCGCTGGTAGGTGCTTGGCGGCGGGCTGGTTGCCGACCGGGATGCCCTTGTCGTCAGTCCGCGACACCCTGACCCTCATCCTGGTGGCCTGGTGGCCTGGTGGCCTGGTGGCCTGGTGGCCTGGTGGCCTGGTGGCCTGGTGGCCTGGTGGCCTGGTGCGGGAAGGGGCTGGTTCTCCGCGTTCGGGAGCGTGGCCCGCAGCGGTTTGGGCTCATGCCCAGCGCCGGCCTGCGCCGTCGCGCCACCGTGCCGGTGCCGCCGAGCGAGCGGCGTCATCCGAGGCCCCGGCCTTGTCGCGCGTGCGACTACCGGGATCCGCCTGCGGGGTGACAGTGCGCTCAGCGCGGCTGGTCGTGTCTATGTCCGCCGGTGGTAGTGGTTGCGGCGGGGGAGTTGGTCGGGGTCGAGCCAGGCGGGCGGTATGAATTCGGGGTAGCCGTCGCCTGTCAGCCGGACGGTCCAGTCGTTGTGGTGGAGGTGTCGGTGGTGGTGGCCGCAGAGTAGGACGGCGTTGTTGAGGTTGGTGGGGCCGCCGTCGGCCCAGTGGTGGATGTGGTGGGCGTCGCACCAGCGGGGTGGTCGGTCGCAGCCGGGGAAGGCGCAGCCACCGTCGCGGAGCACGAGGGCGCGGCGTAGTGGGCCGGTGATGAGGCGGCGTTGTCGGCCGACGTCGAGGACCTGACCGGTGCCGCCGAGCACGGCGGGCAGGATCGCGGCGTCGCAGGCGAGTCGGCGCACCGTTTCCGGGGTGAGGTGCAGGCCGGTGTCGAGGGTGCCGGCGCCGAGCTGCCCCGCGAGGGCGTCGTAGCTGGTGGTGACGACGACCTGGGCGGGGTCGCCGCCGTGTTCGGGTAGCTCCCCGGTGCGCAGGCTGAGCCGGCAGAGGTCAGCGAGGGCGTCATGGCGGCGCTGCCCGGCGCAGCGCTGGTCGTCGGGGCCGGACGGGGCGGTCAGCGGGTCGATCGCGGCGCGCAGCAGGCCGGCCGTTTCGCTGTCGAGGATGCCGGTGAGTCGGAGTCGGCCGTCGGTCAGCGTCGACATCGTGACGTGGCGGTCGCGGCTCGTTCGGCGGGCGTCGGCTTCCAGTGCGGCCTGGGCGGCGGCGTCGGCGATGTCGGGTGCGACGTGGTCGAGGATGCGGGTGCCGAGTTTGCGCAGCAGGGTGGGGTCGAACTGCCCGGCCCAGTCGACCAGCACACCGGCGGCCTTGTCGGCCACCTCCGGCCCGGCGGTCGACTGCACAGTGGCGACGGTGTCGGCGATGACCCGCACCTGCTCCACGCTGACCGCGCCGGCCGCCAGCGCGCCCCGCACGGCCGTCGGGGCCGCGTCAACGCACGCCGCGAGATCGACCAACCGACGGGCCGCCGGAATGGTCAACCGCAGTCGCTCACGCAACCAGACCGCTGTGCTGGACGCGCCCTGCGCCACCGCCGTGCCCCGACCGTCCACCTCCCGCACCAACGCCAGCTTCACGGCGGCGAGACGCTGCTCCAAGCGGTGTGCGGCGTCGAGCGCCGCGATCAGTTCATCGTCGGCGAGGGCCCAGACGGTGTTGTCAACGCAGGCAGCGACCGCGTCGTCTGCCTGCGCCAACTCCTCGACCATGACCAGAGACTAGAACAGGTGTACGACAATTTTCAGTGGCCAGGATCGATTGGATGGCGGCACGCCGCTGGCCCCGTCAGCGCCTCGGGTCGTCGGCGCCCCGGCCGTCAGCTGCGCCGGATCAGACCTGGGCCTGATCCGGCGCCCCGGCCGTCAGCTGCGCCGGATCAGACCCGGGCCGGCGGCGATGTCGATGTCGCCGTCCTCCACCTCGTGGCCCGCCGCGCAGCGGAGCACCGCGCGGACCGGCTCGCCGCAGTCGTGGTGGGTGGCGACGACGGACGGGCCGGCGTCGTCGGCGGCCCAGGTGTCGCCCCAGTTGCGCAGCGCGGTGATCACTGGCAGCAGTTCGTGGCCCTTGCGGGTGAGCTGGTATTCGTGGCGGGTGCGCTGACCCGGCTCCCGGTAGGGGATGCGTTCGAGCAGGTTGGCGGCGACCATTTCCTTGAGTCGGGCGGCCATGGCGGGCTCGCCGACGCCGACCCGGCGGACGAAGTCGTCGAAGCGGCGTGTGCCGAGCAGCGCCTCACGCATGATCAGGACCGTTGACCTGCTGCCGACGATGTCCATCGCCCGGGCTACCGAGCAGTTCTCGCTCGACCAGGAGTCGCGATCTTCTCGGAGGTCCTCCATGCCGTCCAGCCTACCTGACTTGCGTAAAAGCTAGCCAGGTGGTTCACTTGGCCGTCGCTGGCTTATGCGAACGCAAGTCAGCCCGACGAGCATCGAGGACGCCAGTGACCACCAACACCACGGCCCCGACCGCAGCCGCACCCGGACCGGCCACCGCCAGGTCCGTTCGCGGTTCCCGCCCGGTGACCCTGATCGCCATGTGCCTGGGCGCGATGATCACGTTCCTCCAGATCACCGCGACGGTCTCCGCCCTGACGACCATCCAGCGCGATCTTCGGGTCGACCCGACCACCGTGATCTGGATTCCCAGCGCCTACACCCTGGTCGTGGCCAGCGTGGTGCTGTCCGCAGCCACTCTCGGCAACCGCTACGGACGCAGGCGCATGTTCGGTGCCGGCATCCTCGCCATGATCGTTGGCGGTGCCGTGGTGGCCGGTGCCCCCACCGTGGCCTGGGTGATCGTCGGGCAGTTGGTCGCCGGCCTCGGCGGGGCCCTGATCCTGCCCAACAGCCTGGCGATCCTCGGCGCGACCTTCACCGACCCGCACCGCCGTACCGAGGTCATCACCGCGTGGGCGGCCGCCTCCGGCATCGGGCTCGCGATCGGCCCGCTCATCGCCGGCACCCTGCTGAAGCACTACGCGTGGCACAGCGTCTACCTGTCGACGATCGTGCTGGGCGTGGTCACCCTCGTCGTCGCCGCCATCGGCGTGGCCGAGTCCCGGCCGAGCGCAGGCCGACTCGACGTACCCGGCCTGCTGCTCGGCACCGTCGCCATCGCCGCGGCCGTCTACGCCCTGATCCAGGGCGGCAAGGACGGCTACACCAGCCCGGTGGTGACGGTGGCCTGGATCGCCGCGGCTGCCGCGCTTGTCGCGTTCGTCCTGGTCGAGCTGCGTTCCGATGCGCCGATGCTCGACATGCGGCTGTTCCGGTCCGCGTCGTTCAGCGCCGTCATGGTCGTCGCCGCGGTGTCGCTGTTCGGCTTCACCGGCGTGGCGATCCTGCTGGTCCTCTTCCACGAACGTGTCCAGGCACTCAGCCCGCTGGACACCGGCTGGCGGATGCTGGTGCTCTTCGGCGCCTACGTGGTCGTCGCCTTCGGTGCCGGGCGGGCGATCCGTCGTACCGGCTTCAAAGCGCCGCTCACCCTCGGCCTGGTCCTCGGTGCGGTGGCGAGCTTCGGCCTGGCGGCCCAGGGTCCCACCGCGTCGTTCGGTCACCGGTGGGCGCTGTTCGCCCTGTTCGGTGCCGCAGGCGGCCTTGTGGTGGCTCCGGCGACCGCCGCCGCGTTGGCCAGCGTCGCGCCCGCGCAGGCCGGGATGGCCTCCGGCGCGGTCAACGCCGCCCGACAGGTCGGCTCCGTGCTCGGCACGTCCCTGCTGGGCACGCTGCTCACCACCACGATGCTGGCTGACCTGCCCGACCGGTTGGCCGCGCACCAGGTCGGCGAACCCACCCGTGGCGCCGTGCAGGCGGCGGTGGCCGCCGGTGTCACCGGCGACCAGCCGCTGCCCGACCCGGTCCGGGCGGCGATCGCCGAAGCCATGACCTCCGGCGTCCAGGCCGGGTTGCGGATCAACGGCATCGTCTTCCTCGTCACCGCCGTGCTCACGCTCGCCCTCGTCCGCAACCGGCCGCACCAGCGCTGAGACCGGCCGCACCAGGGCTGAGACCGGCCGCACCAGGGCTGAGACCGGCCGCACCAGCACTGAGACCAGCGCTGAGACCAGCGCGCCGACTGCGCCGATCACCACGAAGATCAGCCGATGCCGGTCAACCCGTGGTCACGGCCGCGGTGACCTCGACCTCCAGCACCGCGCCGTCGAGAAAGAGCCGGCTCACCTCGACGGTGGTGCTGGCGGGCCTGCTCTGCCCGAAGTAGCGGTTGCGGACGTCCGCATAGCCGGCCAGGTCGCCGAGGTCGGTCATGAACGTCCGGACGTGCAGCACGTCGGCGAAGGTGGCGCCGTGCGCCGCGAGCAGCGCGCCGATCAACTCGAAGATCCGTTCGGACTGCGTCCGCACGTCGCCGGGTGCGATCACCGCGCCGGCGTCGTCCACACCGACCTGACCGGAGAGCATCAGCAGCGCGCCCCCTGGCAGGTCGAGGCGGGCGACGTGCGCGAAGCGGTCGCCGAACGGCGCGGCGACGGTCGTCGGGTTGTCCAGGGTCAGGTTCACTGATTCTCCTCGGAAGCGGCGGCGTCGGTGAGACGGGCGATGTCGTCCTGCGGATGGCGTGCGGCCGCCAGCGCCGACGCGGCGGCGCGCAGCAGGGGCACCGGCGCGTCGCCGAGCACGTCGAGGGCGAGTCGGGCGTCCTTGGCGGCCAGGGCGGCAGCGAACGCGGCGTCCGTGGCGGTCGCCCGGGCGACCGCGCCGCCGAGCGGTCCGGTGCCAAGGGCATCGATCGCGGTACGTCGGTCGACGCCGACGGCGTCCGCGACGGTGAGCGTGTCCGCGACCGCGGTGACAGCGGTGATCAGCGCGGTGTTGAGCACCAGCTTCAACGCGGCGCCCCGGCCGGAGCCGCCGCAGCGACGGACGGTGCCCAACGTCCCCAGCAGCGGGGCGATCCGCTCGACGACCGCCTCTTCCCCGCCGGCCAGGACCACGAGTTGGCCTGTCTCGGCAGCCCCGGCACTGCCGGCGACCGGAGCGTCAACCAGCGGTACTCCCGCCGGCAGCAGGGTGGCCAGTTCGGCCACGGCCCGGGGACCGATGGTGGACATCTCGATCACGGGGGTGCCCGACCGCAGCGCCAGTGCCGCACCGGAGTCGACCAACGTGTGCCGGACGGCCACCGCATCGGTGAGCATGGTGATCACCACGTCGGCGTCGCGGACCGCCTCGGCTGGGCTGCCGGCGGCTCGCGCCCCGGCGTCGACGAGCGGCGCCGTGCGGGCGGACGTGCGATTCCAGACGGTGAGCCGATGCCCGGTAGCCAGCAGCCGACGGCCGATCGCGGTGCCCATCGTGCCCGTACCCAACAGTGCGATCTCGAACATGTCGCCAACGCTATGGGGCGGGAAGTCATGCCACCAACGACTGTTACGCATCGTTGCCATGCTGCGGGAGCATGGCACGATGCAGCTGAACGCGCTCCAGGTCTTCCGTGCCGTCGCCGAGCACGGCTCCATCACGGCTGCTGCCCGCAGCCTGCGCTACACCCAGTCGGCGGTGTCCCGACAGATCGCCGCACTGGAAGCCGAGACCGGGTCGCCGTTGCTGGACCGGATGCCGCGCGGTGTCGCCCTGACCGAGCAGGGCCGTTGCCTGCTCGGCCACGCCGAGGCGGTGCTCGACCGGCTGGACACCG
This portion of the Micromonospora zamorensis genome encodes:
- a CDS encoding serine/threonine protein kinase — translated: MHGGGPSLGSPPPCTIPVRSGGKTAIAAEGRASLDRACAVHTAVHHPAVVRPVRTVHGPAGPTLVYPWYDGDLLNHATVHGADRSGLTRFQQLPLPQVEEALDAILDAHLAVSAAGLVAVDLYAGCFLYDFSAGRMRLIDLDEYRPGSFLLDAERLPGSRRYMALEEFVRGAVIDERTTVHLLGRTLHHLLDSPEGWRGNDDQRRVVDRATRAAPAARYSDVPALVGAWRRAGCRPGCPCRQSATP
- a CDS encoding carbohydrate ABC transporter permease; its protein translation is MNKLRTGAFHTGMILLSLLWLGPVLWVVVMSTRSFDDIAAHGVGSLPRSFTLDTYRQAWTDGGELRALINSMLVAVPSVALSLGLAAMAAFALSRFRIPGRRTILLLMLAGNLLPPQILLIPVAKFSELTGLYDTLWALIAVQVGFGLGFYTFVLHGFMRDLPGEIQEAATIDGAGTAQIFTRVMLPLTRPALAALGALSFTWIFNDLLWAITVLRTDDNMPVTPALLALQGQFVSSWNVIAAGTVIAAVPTVAVFLRFQRHFVSGLALGAVK
- a CDS encoding HNH endonuclease signature motif containing protein, producing the protein MVEELAQADDAVAACVDNTVWALADDELIAALDAAHRLEQRLAAVKLALVREVDGRGTAVAQGASSTAVWLRERLRLTIPAARRLVDLAACVDAAPTAVRGALAAGAVSVEQVRVIADTVATVQSTAGPEVADKAAGVLVDWAGQFDPTLLRKLGTRILDHVAPDIADAAAQAALEADARRTSRDRHVTMSTLTDGRLRLTGILDSETAGLLRAAIDPLTAPSGPDDQRCAGQRRHDALADLCRLSLRTGELPEHGGDPAQVVVTTSYDALAGQLGAGTLDTGLHLTPETVRRLACDAAILPAVLGGTGQVLDVGRQRRLITGPLRRALVLRDGGCAFPGCDRPPRWCDAHHIHHWADGGPTNLNNAVLLCGHHHRHLHHNDWTVRLTGDGYPEFIPPAWLDPDQLPRRNHYHRRT
- a CDS encoding alpha-galactosidase — translated: MTAAPGQRWTLRGTHTEYTVTVPAHGRWLELVAWGPHGVSDGPSPVAYDGPVPFLTAGDAAPIEYATDADRPFTGADLVVETVTGQRRVGFTHTGVRVDADQRELAVDFADAVTGLRTTVHYRVPAGTDVVQRWVELTNAGSAPLRVVRAGSGGFCVPTPHGALLSHQWGQWAQEFQLSHVELGHGTFSIGSSQGVPGHLHVPWLAVRDTAEPAGPAWGMALAWTGSWEISAERDTGGLTRVRAGRQLVDGPLALAPGEVLALPVVTGAYSPDGLDGLARVWHTHQRLLAADRLTPRPVLYNSWEATYFAVEAESQLALARIAADLGVETFVVDDGWFVGRDDDTAGLGDWTPDPAKFPAGFDTFIADVRALGLNFGLWVEPECVNPRSTLYAEHPEWVYSVDGRPLTPVRNQYLLDLGRPEVAEFVHSTVDDLLRRYDIDYLKWDFNRPRTEPGRPGGVGPLDLDGAHVANLHRIYERLRRDHPGVLIETCAGGGARTDLAMAARADVFWPSDNTGPLDRLAIQYGFLHANAPHLLSSWVTDAPGLFDSRPRTLAFRFVLAMAGVLGIGADIRAWTPEERAEAAGWIARYKQIRDVVTHGEVHLIGGPDQARCAVQYTAPDERRVVVLAWHTGRLDGVGLLPSRPVRLPLHGLDPAARYRHGDRHYSGSHLAAVGLPVQWSPTHDADLIVLTRD
- a CDS encoding glycoside hydrolase family 27 protein, translating into MRLNRPLTAALAVLGLGLVSPTPALAGPPQTDPPQVGHGPGRPGHAPAATGAEDQGAPTFFNSGLAPTPYQGWNTYFGLGGDPTEAEVRSVTDHMVHSGLRDAGYTYVWIDGNWAAPTPRNEAGQLVADPARFPGGMEALAAYIHSKGMKAGIYTDAGPYLPGQCGLGSNGHYQADVAQFAGWGFDALKADWLCGRAAGLDPEATFRELAEAVRQSPRSMLLNICNPVSSDWGGGPYTPEELSTWSYTYAPTIADSWRTYTDVGLTDPSPQWAYPWVLRNMDVNAYHPAATGPGHYNDPDYLLPMRPLPDGGYELSLDESKTQLGMWAIMAAPLVIGSDPRGLPAEMISALTNPEIIAVDQDPLVRQGVKVADTGTDAQVWSKVLTGSGKRAVALLNRHDTAQQITVNFADVALGGSVRVRDLWSRADVDAQPGAAGVQPFTGSYTVEVPAHGVAMLGLTGTDQVAGANLGGTASASPALVRVDDTHAAAFVRDASGALAMNTRTGTTWGTRWTSLGGPVGGRILGQPAAYGSAGGRLDVFVRGTDNAAWQRSYTNGKWGPWRSLGGTLTDAPTVAWTSPTQWTLVARGADGKLWSRAASTGWTGVGAPENRPFYGRPSAVVDDDGVLHVAVRSRTDEVWWSSRTGTTWSAWTNLGGTTSGSPTLLATSGRVYLFSLAADNRLWQRNLTDGAWGGWFRRGEFATDAFRGAPGAAVGANGSAWLAVRGVDNRVHQVVL
- a CDS encoding winged helix-turn-helix transcriptional regulator, translating into MEDLREDRDSWSSENCSVARAMDIVGSRSTVLIMREALLGTRRFDDFVRRVGVGEPAMAARLKEMVAANLLERIPYREPGQRTRHEYQLTRKGHELLPVITALRNWGDTWAADDAGPSVVATHHDCGEPVRAVLRCAAGHEVEDGDIDIAAGPGLIRRS
- a CDS encoding MFS transporter, encoding MTTNTTAPTAAAPGPATARSVRGSRPVTLIAMCLGAMITFLQITATVSALTTIQRDLRVDPTTVIWIPSAYTLVVASVVLSAATLGNRYGRRRMFGAGILAMIVGGAVVAGAPTVAWVIVGQLVAGLGGALILPNSLAILGATFTDPHRRTEVITAWAAASGIGLAIGPLIAGTLLKHYAWHSVYLSTIVLGVVTLVVAAIGVAESRPSAGRLDVPGLLLGTVAIAAAVYALIQGGKDGYTSPVVTVAWIAAAAALVAFVLVELRSDAPMLDMRLFRSASFSAVMVVAAVSLFGFTGVAILLVLFHERVQALSPLDTGWRMLVLFGAYVVVAFGAGRAIRRTGFKAPLTLGLVLGAVASFGLAAQGPTASFGHRWALFALFGAAGGLVVAPATAAALASVAPAQAGMASGAVNAARQVGSVLGTSLLGTLLTTTMLADLPDRLAAHQVGEPTRGAVQAAVAAGVTGDQPLPDPVRAAIAEAMTSGVQAGLRINGIVFLVTAVLTLALVRNRPHQR
- a CDS encoding RidA family protein, whose protein sequence is MNLTLDNPTTVAAPFGDRFAHVARLDLPGGALLMLSGQVGVDDAGAVIAPGDVRTQSERIFELIGALLAAHGATFADVLHVRTFMTDLGDLAGYADVRNRYFGQSRPASTTVEVSRLFLDGAVLEVEVTAAVTTG
- a CDS encoding NAD(P)-dependent oxidoreductase, whose protein sequence is MEPCSATARKTWSAFSCIVPCSRSMATMRNSRWWHDFPPHSVGDMFEIALLGTGTMGTAIGRRLLATGHRLTVWNRTSARTAPLVDAGARAAGSPAEAVRDADVVITMLTDAVAVRHTLVDSGAALALRSGTPVIEMSTIGPRAVAELATLLPAGVPLVDAPVAGSAGAAETGQLVVLAGGEEAVVERIAPLLGTLGTVRRCGGSGRGAALKLVLNTALITAVTAVADTLTVADAVGVDRRTAIDALGTGPLGGAVARATATDAAFAAALAAKDARLALDVLGDAPVPLLRAAASALAAARHPQDDIARLTDAAASEENQ